A window of Metabacillus sp. B2-18 contains these coding sequences:
- a CDS encoding UDP-N-acetylglucosamine 1-carboxyvinyltransferase — translation MEKLKVAGGDLLKGTVSISGAKNSAVALIPATILAESPVTIEGLPNISDVNILGGLLEEIGGKVELKNNEMVVDPSAMISMPLPNGKVKKLRASYYLMGAMLGRFKKAVIGLPGGCHLGPRPIDQHIKGFEALGAQITNEQGAIYLRADELKGARIYLDVVSVGATINIMLAAVLAKGRTIIENAAKEPEIIDVATLLTSMGAKIKGAGTDVIRIDGVEKLHGCRHSIIPDRIEAGTYMIIGAAMGKEVMIDNVIPLHLESLIAKLREMGMHIETSNDQILIVGGQKELKAVDIKTLVYPGFPTDLQQPFTSFLTKATGTSMVTDTIYSARFKHIDELRRMGATIKVEGRSAIVSGPTKLQGAKVKASDLRAGAALVCAGLMADGITEITGLEHIDRGYSQLEEKLTGLGATIWREKLTEKEIEQLQNS, via the coding sequence ATGGAAAAATTAAAAGTTGCCGGTGGAGATTTACTAAAAGGTACAGTATCAATTAGTGGAGCAAAAAACAGTGCGGTTGCACTGATCCCAGCGACGATACTCGCTGAATCTCCTGTTACAATTGAGGGTTTACCAAACATTTCAGATGTGAATATATTAGGTGGTTTATTAGAGGAAATCGGTGGTAAAGTAGAGTTGAAAAACAACGAGATGGTCGTTGATCCTTCTGCGATGATTTCGATGCCTTTACCAAACGGAAAAGTGAAAAAGCTTAGAGCTTCTTACTATTTAATGGGAGCTATGCTTGGTCGCTTCAAAAAGGCAGTAATCGGCCTTCCTGGTGGCTGTCACTTAGGTCCCCGCCCGATTGACCAGCACATTAAGGGGTTTGAGGCATTAGGTGCTCAAATCACAAATGAACAAGGTGCGATCTATCTTCGTGCTGATGAGCTAAAAGGAGCTCGTATTTATCTAGACGTTGTTAGTGTTGGTGCAACCATTAACATTATGCTAGCAGCTGTATTAGCTAAAGGCAGAACAATTATTGAAAATGCAGCAAAAGAACCGGAAATCATTGATGTTGCGACATTATTAACAAGTATGGGTGCGAAAATTAAAGGTGCTGGTACAGATGTGATCCGCATCGATGGTGTTGAAAAGCTGCATGGCTGCCGTCATTCCATTATTCCTGACCGCATTGAAGCAGGAACATATATGATTATTGGTGCTGCAATGGGTAAAGAGGTCATGATTGACAATGTCATTCCTTTACACCTTGAATCCCTAATCGCGAAGCTAAGAGAAATGGGCATGCATATTGAAACAAGTAATGACCAGATATTAATCGTTGGTGGTCAAAAGGAACTAAAAGCTGTTGATATTAAAACGCTCGTATATCCTGGCTTTCCAACAGACTTGCAACAGCCATTTACTTCTTTCCTTACAAAAGCAACTGGAACAAGTATGGTAACAGACACCATTTATTCTGCACGCTTTAAACATATTGATGAACTTAGAAGAATGGGTGCAACTATTAAAGTTGAAGGCAGATCAGCAATCGTCTCGGGCCCTACTAAGCTTCAAGGAGCAAAAGTAAAAGCAAGTGACCTGCGCGCAGGGGCTGCCTTAGTCTGCGCAGGCTTAATGGCAGATGGAATAACGGAGATAACAGGTTTAGAGCATATTGATCGAGGGTACAGTCAGTTAGAAGAAAAACTAACAGGCCTTGGAGCAACAATTTGGCGTGAAAAATTAACAGAAAAAGAAATTGAACAACTTCAAAATTCGTAA
- a CDS encoding DUF2529 domain-containing protein yields MMKIFSTQLTGHFNRIVEQEELSIEDSARLLAQALVGEGKIYIYGFQELHGIVLEAVNSSEPLIRSEALFNQNGEMKELTAADRVLLFTYRSTDAEAIKLAQELSSKGIQTVGVSAVIKGEDTGLNTITDLHIDSKLRQPLIPGEDGERYGFPALMTSLYVYYNLTFILKEILDEFEEDEL; encoded by the coding sequence TTGATGAAAATTTTCTCCACACAGTTAACGGGTCATTTTAACCGAATTGTTGAGCAAGAGGAGCTGAGTATTGAGGATAGTGCGCGCTTGCTTGCCCAGGCATTAGTTGGTGAAGGAAAGATTTATATATATGGTTTTCAAGAGTTACATGGAATTGTTTTAGAGGCGGTTAACAGTAGTGAGCCTCTTATCCGTTCAGAAGCGTTGTTCAATCAAAACGGTGAAATGAAGGAACTAACAGCTGCCGACCGTGTCCTTCTCTTTACATATCGATCCACTGATGCTGAAGCGATCAAACTTGCTCAAGAATTATCTTCTAAAGGAATTCAAACAGTTGGTGTTTCTGCTGTGATTAAAGGTGAAGATACAGGCCTCAACACTATCACCGACCTACATATTGATTCAAAATTAAGGCAGCCGCTTATTCCCGGTGAAGATGGTGAGAGATACGGTTTTCCTGCATTAATGACATCGTTATATGTTTACTACAACTTAACTTTTATCCTAAAAGAAATTTTAGATGAGTTTGAGGAAGATGAGCTTTAA
- a CDS encoding class II fructose-bisphosphate aldolase, which produces MPLVSMTEMLNKAKDEAYAVGQFNINNLEFTQAILQAAQEESSPVILGVSEGAARYIGGFKTVVKMVEGLIEDYNITVPVAIHLDHGSSYDKCKEAIDAGFTSVMIDASHDPFEENIATTSKVVEYAHSKGVSVEAELGTVGGQEDDVVAEGVIYADPKECEELVKRTGIDCLAPALGSVHGPYKGEPNLGYKEMEEIAGLTNMPLVLHGGTGIPTKDIQKAISFGTAKINVNTENQIASAKTVREVLAAKPDEYDPRKYLGPARDAIKETVIGKMREFGSSNKA; this is translated from the coding sequence ATGCCTTTAGTTTCAATGACAGAAATGCTTAACAAAGCAAAAGACGAAGCGTATGCAGTAGGTCAATTCAACATCAACAACCTTGAGTTCACTCAAGCGATCCTGCAAGCAGCTCAAGAAGAAAGCTCACCAGTTATTCTTGGTGTATCTGAAGGTGCTGCTCGTTATATCGGCGGATTCAAAACTGTTGTAAAAATGGTTGAAGGTCTTATCGAAGACTACAACATCACTGTACCGGTAGCGATTCACCTTGATCACGGTTCAAGCTATGACAAATGTAAAGAAGCAATCGATGCTGGTTTCACATCTGTTATGATTGATGCTTCACATGATCCATTTGAAGAGAACATTGCAACAACTTCTAAAGTTGTAGAATATGCTCATTCAAAAGGTGTATCAGTTGAAGCTGAGCTTGGAACTGTTGGTGGACAAGAAGATGACGTTGTAGCAGAAGGCGTAATCTATGCAGATCCAAAAGAGTGTGAAGAACTTGTTAAACGCACTGGTATTGATTGCCTAGCACCAGCTCTTGGTTCTGTACACGGACCATACAAAGGTGAGCCTAACTTAGGTTACAAAGAAATGGAAGAAATCGCTGGCTTAACAAACATGCCATTAGTACTTCATGGTGGTACTGGAATCCCAACTAAGGATATCCAAAAAGCTATTTCTTTCGGAACAGCTAAAATCAACGTTAACACTGAAAACCAAATTGCTTCTGCAAAAACAGTTCGTGAAGTGTTAGCTGCGAAGCCAGATGAATATGATCCACGTAAATATTTAGGACCAGCTCGTGACGCGATTAAAGAAACAGTTATCGGCAAAATGCGTGAATTTGGTTCATCTAATAAAGCGTAA
- the rho gene encoding transcription termination factor Rho, whose amino-acid sequence MNQVSISSLEHMKLKELYELARHYKVSYYSKLTKKELIFAILKANAEQEDLLFMEGVLEIIQSEGFGFLRPINYSPSSEDIYISASQIRRFDLRNGDKVSGKVRPPKENERYYGLLHVEAVNGEDPETAKERVHFPALTPLYPDRQIYLETKPNHLSTRIMDLIAPVGFGQRGLIVAPPKAGKTMLLKEIANSITTNNPEAELIVLLIDERPEEVTDIERSVAGDVVSSTFDEVPENHIKVAELVLERAMRLVEHKKDVIILMDSITRLARAYNLVIPPSGRTLSGGIDPAAFHRPKRFFGAARNIEEGGSLTILATALVDTGSRMDDVIYEEFKGTGNMELHLDRSLAEKRIFPAIDIRRSGTRKEELLIPKEHLEKLWAIRKSMTDTPDFVEKFLRKLRQSKSNEEFFSNLDEEMKKARTR is encoded by the coding sequence ATGAATCAGGTTTCAATTTCTTCATTGGAACATATGAAATTGAAAGAATTATACGAGCTTGCACGTCACTATAAAGTGTCTTACTATAGCAAGCTAACGAAAAAAGAATTAATTTTTGCGATTTTAAAAGCAAATGCAGAGCAAGAAGATTTACTGTTTATGGAAGGTGTTTTGGAAATTATTCAGTCTGAAGGATTTGGTTTCTTAAGACCGATTAATTACTCACCAAGCTCAGAGGATATTTATATCTCAGCATCCCAAATCAGACGCTTTGACTTACGTAATGGAGACAAAGTTTCAGGTAAAGTTCGACCTCCTAAAGAAAACGAACGCTATTACGGGTTACTTCATGTAGAAGCGGTAAACGGTGAAGACCCTGAAACAGCCAAGGAACGTGTTCACTTCCCAGCACTAACTCCTCTATACCCAGATAGACAAATATATCTTGAAACAAAACCTAATCACCTATCTACAAGAATTATGGACCTTATTGCACCAGTTGGATTCGGGCAACGTGGTTTAATTGTGGCACCACCTAAAGCAGGTAAAACAATGCTTTTAAAGGAAATTGCCAACAGCATCACAACAAACAACCCTGAAGCAGAGCTAATCGTCCTGTTAATCGATGAAAGACCTGAGGAAGTAACTGACATCGAACGTTCAGTAGCTGGTGATGTTGTAAGCTCTACATTTGATGAGGTTCCAGAAAATCATATTAAAGTGGCCGAGCTTGTTCTTGAAAGAGCTATGCGCCTAGTTGAGCATAAAAAAGACGTGATCATCTTAATGGACAGCATCACACGTCTAGCTCGTGCTTATAACTTAGTCATCCCGCCAAGTGGCCGTACATTATCAGGTGGTATCGACCCAGCGGCATTCCACCGTCCAAAACGCTTCTTCGGTGCAGCTCGTAATATTGAAGAAGGCGGAAGCTTAACCATTTTAGCTACAGCTTTAGTTGATACAGGCTCCCGTATGGATGACGTAATTTACGAAGAATTCAAAGGTACTGGTAACATGGAGCTTCACCTTGATCGTTCTCTTGCAGAAAAACGTATCTTCCCAGCAATCGATATTCGTCGTTCTGGAACAAGAAAAGAAGAGCTTCTTATTCCTAAAGAACACCTTGAAAAACTATGGGCGATCCGTAAATCTATGACAGACACTCCTGATTTTGTTGAAAAGTTCCTAAGAAAACTTCGTCAATCAAAATCAAACGAGGAATTCTTTAGTAACTTAGATGAAGAAATGAAAAAGGCACGAACTCGGTAA
- the rpmE gene encoding 50S ribosomal protein L31: protein MKSAIHPNYNTVMVTCACGNEFETGSTNKEIKVEVCSECHPFYTGRQKFADAGGRVDKFNKKYGLKSQQQ, encoded by the coding sequence ATGAAATCAGCAATTCATCCAAACTATAATACAGTTATGGTGACATGTGCATGTGGTAACGAATTCGAAACTGGATCTACTAACAAAGAGATCAAAGTTGAGGTTTGTTCTGAGTGCCATCCATTCTACACTGGACGTCAAAAATTTGCAGATGCAGGTGGACGTGTAGATAAATTCAACAAAAAATACGGCCTTAAGTCACAACAACAATAA
- a CDS encoding IclR family transcriptional regulator, producing the protein MQNKNKTVIKSMDLLNLFLTHPKLSFNEMIKVSGMPKTSVHRMLGSLEDMGFLDKDEEGKYSLGLLFLQYGQLVADRLDIRQIALPYMKLLRDEMGEAVNLTIRDQNEAMYIEKVDTTQPVRLYTAIGRKSPLYAGACSRVLLAFLPEEELEQYLHDVELRAIGSGTITDQEKLRKVLKETQRNRYTISNSELEDYTTSIAAPIFNHKKEVVAGISVAGPNVRFQAETIPVIIDKVKEVAENISVKLGYDNKKE; encoded by the coding sequence TTGCAAAATAAGAATAAAACCGTGATTAAATCGATGGACCTCCTTAACCTTTTTTTAACGCACCCTAAACTATCTTTTAATGAAATGATCAAAGTTTCCGGCATGCCAAAAACATCTGTTCATCGTATGCTCGGATCACTTGAGGATATGGGGTTTCTTGATAAAGATGAAGAGGGGAAATACTCTCTTGGTTTATTATTTTTACAATACGGTCAATTGGTAGCGGACAGGCTGGATATCCGTCAAATTGCCTTACCTTATATGAAATTACTTCGAGATGAAATGGGAGAAGCTGTAAACCTGACAATTCGAGACCAAAATGAAGCGATGTATATTGAAAAGGTTGATACAACTCAGCCAGTTAGGCTGTATACAGCAATCGGCAGGAAATCTCCTCTTTATGCTGGGGCATGTTCAAGAGTTCTTCTTGCTTTTTTACCTGAAGAAGAACTAGAGCAATATTTACATGATGTCGAACTAAGAGCAATTGGATCAGGAACGATTACTGACCAAGAAAAGCTCCGTAAAGTATTAAAGGAAACACAGAGGAATAGATATACAATTAGTAACTCAGAGCTAGAAGACTATACGACATCAATCGCTGCGCCAATTTTTAATCATAAAAAAGAAGTTGTTGCAGGTATAAGTGTGGCAGGTCCAAATGTTCGTTTCCAAGCAGAAACAATTCCGGTTATTATTGATAAAGTGAAAGAAGTCGCTGAAAATATTTCAGTTAAATTAGGGTACGATAATAAAAAAGAATGA
- the accC gene encoding acetyl-CoA carboxylase biotin carboxylase subunit, giving the protein MFKKVLIANRGEIAVRVIRACKELGIKTIAVFSEADREALHVKLADEAYCIGKTASKESYLHIPNILSAATMTGADAIHPGYGFLAENADFAEACEKCHITFIGPDSDAIQKMGTKDVARETMSKAGVPTVPGTDGLIKDEEQALQVATEIGYPVIVKATAGGGGKGMRVAYGAEELKKAIRQAQQEAETAFGNPGVYLEKYLEEPRHIEIQIIADRFGNVVHLGERDCSIQRRHQKLIEEAPSPALDEVLRNKMGDAAVKAAQSVKYHGAGTVEFLLDKHGHFYFMEMNTRIQVEHPVTELVTGIDLIKEQIAVAAGYELSFKQEEIKINGWAIECRINAENPAKNFMPSPGLVEGYLPPGGFGVRVDSAVYPGYTVSPFYDSMVAKLIVWGKDREDAINRMKRALDEFFITGIKTTIPFHLELLEHDAFVTGEFNTKFLETYHISIKE; this is encoded by the coding sequence GTTATTAGAGCGTGTAAAGAATTAGGGATTAAAACAATTGCTGTTTTCTCTGAGGCTGACCGAGAAGCGCTTCACGTAAAATTAGCTGACGAAGCTTATTGTATTGGGAAAACAGCTTCAAAGGAAAGTTATTTACATATCCCGAATATTTTAAGTGCTGCAACAATGACAGGAGCGGACGCAATACATCCTGGCTATGGCTTTCTTGCCGAAAATGCTGATTTTGCTGAGGCGTGTGAAAAATGTCATATCACATTTATTGGCCCAGACTCAGATGCAATTCAGAAAATGGGAACTAAAGACGTAGCCCGTGAAACAATGAGTAAAGCAGGAGTGCCGACTGTACCGGGAACAGATGGGTTGATCAAAGATGAGGAACAGGCATTGCAAGTTGCGACTGAAATTGGTTATCCAGTGATCGTAAAAGCAACAGCAGGCGGTGGCGGTAAAGGTATGAGAGTCGCGTACGGTGCAGAAGAATTGAAAAAAGCAATTCGTCAAGCACAGCAAGAAGCAGAAACAGCCTTCGGAAATCCGGGAGTTTATTTAGAAAAATATTTAGAAGAGCCACGTCATATTGAGATTCAAATCATCGCCGATCGATTCGGTAATGTTGTTCATCTTGGTGAAAGAGATTGCTCCATTCAACGCCGACATCAGAAACTAATTGAAGAGGCTCCGTCACCAGCCCTAGATGAAGTACTGCGTAACAAAATGGGGGATGCGGCTGTAAAAGCAGCTCAATCTGTAAAATACCATGGTGCGGGAACGGTAGAGTTTTTACTAGATAAACATGGTCATTTTTATTTTATGGAAATGAACACGCGTATCCAAGTTGAGCATCCCGTAACAGAGCTTGTTACTGGCATTGACCTTATTAAAGAGCAAATAGCAGTAGCTGCTGGGTACGAATTATCTTTTAAACAAGAGGAAATCAAAATTAACGGCTGGGCAATTGAATGTCGTATCAATGCTGAAAACCCTGCGAAAAACTTTATGCCATCTCCTGGTCTTGTAGAAGGATATCTTCCACCAGGTGGCTTTGGTGTTAGGGTAGATAGTGCTGTTTATCCGGGGTACACTGTTTCTCCTTTTTATGATTCAATGGTTGCCAAACTAATCGTTTGGGGAAAAGATCGCGAAGATGCGATTAACAGAATGAAAAGGGCTCTTGATGAGTTCTTCATAACAGGTATTAAAACAACGATTCCGTTTCATCTCGAACTACTAGAGCATGATGCATTTGTTACGGGAGAGTTCAATACGAAGTTTCTAGAAACCTATCATATTTCAATAAAAGAATAA
- a CDS encoding response regulator, which yields MLKEKILIVDDQYGIRILLNEVFQKEGYQTFQAANGFQALEIVENHSPDLVLLDMKIPGMDGIEILKRMKVIDQDIRVIIMTAYGELDMIQEAKDLGALTHFAKPFDIDEIREAVKKYLPLKAN from the coding sequence ATGTTAAAAGAAAAGATCTTAATTGTTGATGATCAATACGGAATTCGTATTTTATTAAATGAAGTATTTCAAAAAGAAGGATATCAAACATTTCAAGCAGCAAACGGTTTCCAAGCACTTGAAATCGTAGAAAACCACTCTCCAGACCTTGTGTTACTTGATATGAAAATCCCAGGAATGGATGGAATTGAAATTCTAAAAAGAATGAAAGTAATCGATCAAGATATCCGTGTCATCATCATGACTGCTTACGGCGAACTTGATATGATTCAAGAAGCAAAAGACTTAGGCGCACTAACACACTTTGCAAAACCTTTTGACATCGATGAAATTCGTGAAGCAGTAAAAAAGTATTTACCACTTAAAGCGAATTAA